In a genomic window of Burkholderiales bacterium:
- a CDS encoding acyl-CoA dehydrogenase: MDFSLSDEQKLLRDSIVKFAQRELNQGVTERDRDQTFSRELWRKCAGIGLQGLPAPEEYGGSGLDPLSCAIALEALGYGCRDGGLSFSLCAHLLACVAPIMTHGTEAQKRRFLPGLCDGTLIGMHAITEPGAGSDSFAMRTRAERAGGGWRLNGTKTFISNGPVGDLAVVFAVTDPAKGFHGGVTAFLVEKGTPGFSAGGKFEKMGLRTSPVGELVFQDARVPEDAVLGAVGGGAAVFSTAMDWERILLVACHVGTMERLLETCIAYARTRSQFGQPIGKFQAVAHKIADMKVHLEAARVLTYRSAWRLAHQRNASLDASITKLFVSESLVRTALDAVQVHGGYGFMTEYEVERALRDAVGSTLYSGTSEMQRNIIARWLGL; the protein is encoded by the coding sequence ATGGACTTCTCCTTGTCCGACGAGCAGAAGCTGTTGCGCGACAGCATCGTCAAATTCGCCCAGCGGGAATTGAACCAGGGGGTGACCGAACGGGACCGGGATCAGACCTTTTCCCGGGAGCTGTGGCGCAAGTGCGCCGGGATCGGCCTCCAGGGGCTTCCGGCGCCCGAGGAATACGGCGGCAGCGGCCTGGACCCCCTGTCCTGCGCCATCGCCCTGGAGGCGCTGGGCTACGGCTGCCGCGACGGGGGCTTGAGCTTTTCCCTGTGCGCCCATCTCCTCGCCTGCGTTGCGCCCATCATGACCCACGGGACCGAAGCCCAAAAACGACGCTTCCTCCCCGGGCTGTGCGACGGAACCCTGATCGGCATGCATGCCATCACCGAGCCCGGTGCCGGCTCGGATTCCTTCGCCATGCGCACCCGGGCGGAGCGCGCCGGCGGAGGCTGGCGTTTGAACGGCACCAAGACCTTCATCTCCAACGGACCGGTGGGCGACCTGGCGGTGGTCTTCGCCGTCACCGACCCGGCCAAGGGGTTCCACGGCGGCGTGACCGCCTTCCTGGTGGAGAAGGGCACGCCCGGTTTTTCCGCCGGCGGGAAGTTCGAGAAGATGGGCCTGCGCACGTCCCCGGTGGGCGAGCTGGTGTTCCAGGACGCCCGCGTGCCCGAGGACGCCGTTCTCGGCGCGGTGGGAGGCGGCGCAGCGGTCTTTTCCACCGCCATGGATTGGGAGCGCATCCTGCTGGTGGCGTGCCACGTGGGCACCATGGAGCGCTTGCTGGAGACCTGCATCGCCTACGCCCGGACCCGCTCCCAGTTCGGCCAGCCCATCGGCAAGTTCCAGGCCGTCGCCCACAAGATCGCCGACATGAAGGTGCATCTGGAGGCGGCCCGCGTCCTCACCTACCGCTCCGCCTGGCGCCTCGCCCACCAGCGCAACGCCTCGCTGGACGCCTCCATCACCAAGCTGTTCGTGAGCGAATCCCTGGTCCGCACGGCCCTCGACGCGGTCCAGGTGCACGGCGGCTACGGCTTCATGACGGAATACGAAGTGGAGCGGGCCTTGCGGGACGCCGTGGGCAGCACCCTCTACTCGGGCACGTCCGAAATGCAGCGCAACATCATCGCCCGCTGGCTGGGGCTTTGA
- a CDS encoding ADP-ribose pyrophosphatase yields MNFCSNCGARVEYRVPPGDTLPRHVCPACGAIHYQNPKIVVGCIPEWEDRVLLCRRAIEPRYGYWTLPAGFMENGETTFQAALRETMEEACARVELGPLYTVYNLPHVNQVYLMFRARLLDLDFRPGEESLEVKLFAEPEVPWNELAFRTIHATLRDYFADRGRGEFTLHVGTIEPAKK; encoded by the coding sequence ATGAATTTCTGCTCCAACTGCGGCGCCCGGGTGGAATACCGGGTGCCGCCGGGCGACACCCTGCCCCGTCACGTCTGCCCCGCCTGCGGCGCCATCCACTACCAGAACCCGAAGATCGTGGTGGGCTGCATTCCCGAATGGGAAGACCGGGTGCTCCTGTGCCGTCGCGCCATCGAGCCGCGCTACGGCTACTGGACCCTGCCCGCAGGGTTCATGGAGAACGGCGAGACCACCTTCCAGGCCGCGTTGCGGGAAACGATGGAAGAGGCCTGCGCGCGGGTGGAGCTGGGACCCCTCTACACCGTGTACAACCTGCCCCACGTAAACCAGGTGTACCTCATGTTCCGCGCCCGGCTGCTGGACCTCGACTTCCGTCCCGGCGAAGAGAGCCTGGAAGTGAAGCTCTTCGCCGAGCCCGAAGTGCCTTGGAACGAGCTCGCCTTCCGCACCATCCACGCCACCCTGCGCGACTACTTCGCCGACCGCGGCCGCGGGGAGTTCACCCTGCACGTGGGCACCATCGAGCCGGCGAAGAAATAA
- a CDS encoding ATPase, giving the protein MRPSHIAAILERELDAAVSGEHTPVMLWGPPGVGKSRIIGDLAHRHGVALIDLRLSQLEPTDLRGIPFRAGNRVEWSVPGMLPDRERHGDRGILFLDEITSAPPTVAAAAYQLILDRRLGEYQIPDGWAIFAAGNRPGDRGVTYVMPAPLANRFTHYEVEPHLDDWVAWAHAHGIDPRIIGFLRFRPDLLFDFDPARHPVAFPSPRSWEYAHRALVKFDQEEALLLDALQACVGASAGIELKAFIDTMERMPDVDAILEGRGERVPDEVDLQYGVAAALVRRAVQASRGPDARRVLGNILKYATAFPQRELGVMLVTDMHRSVGRPLIDLPEFSDWANSITDLVLYERPLAGL; this is encoded by the coding sequence GTGCGTCCTTCCCACATCGCCGCCATCCTGGAGCGGGAGCTCGACGCCGCCGTCTCCGGCGAGCATACGCCCGTGATGTTGTGGGGGCCGCCGGGGGTGGGTAAGTCCCGCATCATCGGGGACCTCGCCCACCGCCACGGCGTTGCCCTGATCGACCTCCGCCTTTCCCAATTGGAGCCCACGGACCTGCGGGGCATTCCCTTCCGCGCCGGGAACCGGGTGGAGTGGTCCGTGCCCGGCATGCTCCCCGACCGGGAGCGCCACGGCGACCGGGGCATCCTGTTCCTGGACGAGATCACCTCCGCCCCACCCACGGTGGCGGCGGCGGCCTACCAGTTGATCCTGGACCGGCGCCTAGGGGAATACCAGATACCCGACGGCTGGGCCATCTTCGCCGCCGGCAACCGGCCCGGGGACCGGGGCGTGACCTATGTGATGCCGGCGCCGCTGGCCAACCGCTTCACCCATTACGAAGTGGAGCCCCACCTGGACGACTGGGTGGCCTGGGCCCACGCCCACGGGATCGATCCCCGGATCATCGGTTTCCTGCGCTTCCGCCCCGACCTGCTGTTCGATTTCGACCCGGCGCGCCACCCCGTCGCCTTTCCCTCCCCCCGCTCCTGGGAGTACGCCCACCGGGCCCTGGTCAAGTTCGACCAGGAGGAGGCGCTGCTCCTGGACGCCCTGCAGGCGTGCGTGGGCGCTTCCGCGGGCATCGAGCTCAAGGCCTTCATCGACACCATGGAGCGCATGCCCGACGTGGACGCCATCCTGGAAGGGCGGGGCGAGCGGGTGCCCGACGAAGTGGACCTGCAGTACGGAGTCGCCGCGGCCCTGGTGCGCCGGGCCGTGCAGGCGAGCCGCGGGCCCGACGCGCGCCGGGTCCTCGGCAACATCCTCAAGTACGCAACGGCCTTTCCCCAGCGGGAGCTGGGGGTGATGCTGGTCACCGACATGCACCGCTCGGTGGGACGGCCCTTGATCGACCTGCCGGAGTTTTCCGACTGGGCCAACTCCATCACCGACCTGGTGCTCTATGAGCGGCCCCTGGCGGGGCTGTAA
- the sfsA gene encoding sugar fermentation stimulation protein produces MRFEAPLTEGRLLRRYQRFLADVETAEGLVVAHCPNTGSLLGCQTPGSRVWLSRSRNPARKLAHTWELVEADGVLVGIHTGRSNRLVEEALAGGVVGELEGYRLERREVRYEGSSSRADLLLSSARGGLAYVEVKNVTAAVSGGIALFPDAVSSRGTRHLHEMMHVVSRGQRAVLVFCVQRSDVDEVRPADAIDPTYGRTLREALAAGVEAVAYRARVSLEEIVLVERVPVVCP; encoded by the coding sequence GTGAGGTTCGAAGCGCCCCTCACCGAAGGCCGGCTCCTGCGCCGCTACCAGCGCTTCCTCGCCGACGTGGAAACGGCGGAAGGCCTGGTGGTGGCCCATTGCCCCAACACCGGGTCGCTCTTGGGCTGTCAGACCCCCGGCAGCCGGGTGTGGCTCTCCCGCAGCCGCAACCCGGCGCGCAAGCTCGCCCACACCTGGGAGCTGGTGGAGGCGGACGGGGTGCTGGTGGGCATCCACACGGGCCGATCCAACCGGCTGGTGGAGGAGGCCCTGGCGGGCGGCGTGGTGGGGGAGCTGGAGGGTTATCGCCTCGAGCGGCGGGAGGTCCGCTACGAGGGCTCGTCGAGCCGGGCTGATCTCCTGCTTTCCTCCGCCCGCGGCGGCCTCGCCTACGTGGAGGTTAAGAACGTGACCGCGGCGGTGAGCGGCGGGATCGCTCTCTTCCCCGACGCGGTGAGCAGCCGGGGCACCCGGCATTTGCACGAGATGATGCACGTGGTGAGCCGCGGCCAACGGGCGGTGCTGGTGTTCTGCGTGCAGCGGAGCGACGTGGACGAGGTGCGCCCCGCCGATGCCATCGACCCGACCTACGGCAGGACTCTGCGGGAGGCCCTGGCAGCGGGCGTGGAAGCGGTGGCCTACCGGGCCCGGGTCAGCCTGGAAGAGATCGTCCTGGTGGAGCGTGTTCCCGTGGTATGCCCCTGA
- the glnB gene encoding nitrogen regulatory protein P-II 1 translates to MKKIEAVIKPFKLDEVREALSAIGVTGLTVTEVKGFGRQKGHTELYRGAEYVVDFLPKVKVEVVLPEALVEQAIEAIVKSARTGKIGDGKIFVTSVEQVVRIRTGETNEAAI, encoded by the coding sequence ATGAAAAAGATCGAGGCGGTGATCAAGCCGTTCAAGCTGGACGAGGTGCGGGAAGCCCTCTCCGCCATCGGGGTGACCGGACTCACGGTGACGGAGGTGAAGGGCTTCGGGCGGCAGAAAGGCCACACCGAGCTGTACCGGGGCGCCGAGTACGTGGTGGACTTCCTGCCCAAGGTGAAGGTGGAGGTGGTGCTGCCCGAAGCCCTGGTGGAGCAGGCGATCGAAGCCATCGTCAAGAGCGCCCGCACGGGCAAGATCGGCGACGGGAAGATTTTCGTCACCTCGGTGGAGCAGGTGGTGAGGATCCGCACCGGCGAGACCAACGAGGCGGCGATCTGA